From the genome of Streptomyces sp. NBC_01317, one region includes:
- a CDS encoding FadD7 family fatty acid--CoA ligase — protein MAVPTAASVRDENRYRPPTITGLTDLLDRQVRDRPRARALVAGADRVPLSYGALASLADDVAASLGATGLRRGDAVALVCANTAEFAVALLGAARAGLVVAPVDPALPGPDMSARLHALGAQAVLVGPAAADAVPLAPVGVPAWTLRVDVTRAGTASAGLDTGAPLVRRVRGAAGELADHDTLVLFTAGTTDQAKMVPLTHANVAASVRDICATYELGPGDATVAVMPFFHGHGLFAALLATLASGGCVLLPERGGFSAPTFWDDVRAVSASWFTAAPTVHEILLERSATEYPGPSLAPLKFVRSCSAPLNTATQRALERTLGAPLLSAYGMTESTHQATSEPLPQQGFLKHGSVGRSTGVDLRVFDRNGRPCPVGTQGEVWVHGPTVARGYLGDPAETARGFADGWFRTGDLGSLDEDGYLFLTGHIKNLISRGGTVISPEHVEDILAGCPGVTEAAVFALPDEGSGPRMGAVVVVSDGESTGPEILQYCRNRLPASEVPDRLDVVGSLPHTAKGGLDRPAVQSLYGH, from the coding sequence ATGGCGGTTCCGACCGCAGCATCCGTGCGCGACGAGAACCGGTATCGGCCCCCAACGATCACAGGACTCACAGATCTCCTCGACCGGCAGGTACGTGACCGTCCCCGGGCCCGGGCGCTCGTCGCCGGCGCGGACCGGGTGCCCCTCTCGTACGGCGCCCTCGCGTCCCTCGCCGACGACGTCGCCGCGAGCCTGGGTGCCACCGGGCTGCGCCGGGGGGACGCGGTCGCCCTCGTCTGCGCCAACACCGCCGAGTTCGCCGTCGCGCTGCTCGGCGCCGCACGGGCCGGCCTGGTGGTCGCCCCGGTCGACCCGGCCCTGCCGGGGCCCGACATGTCCGCGCGGCTCCACGCGTTGGGCGCGCAGGCGGTCCTGGTGGGCCCGGCCGCCGCCGACGCCGTACCCCTCGCGCCGGTCGGCGTACCGGCGTGGACCCTGCGCGTGGACGTCACCCGCGCCGGGACGGCGTCCGCGGGACTCGACACCGGTGCGCCTCTGGTACGGCGGGTGCGGGGCGCGGCCGGGGAGCTGGCCGACCACGACACCCTCGTCCTGTTCACCGCGGGCACGACCGACCAGGCCAAGATGGTCCCGCTGACCCACGCCAACGTGGCCGCGTCCGTGCGGGACATCTGCGCCACCTACGAGCTGGGCCCCGGGGACGCGACCGTCGCGGTGATGCCGTTCTTCCACGGACACGGCCTCTTCGCGGCCCTCCTGGCCACCCTGGCCAGCGGCGGGTGTGTCCTGCTGCCCGAGCGCGGCGGCTTCTCGGCGCCGACCTTCTGGGACGACGTACGCGCCGTGTCCGCGTCCTGGTTCACCGCGGCGCCCACCGTCCACGAGATCCTCCTGGAGCGGTCGGCGACGGAGTACCCGGGCCCGAGCCTCGCGCCGCTCAAGTTCGTCCGCAGTTGCAGTGCGCCGCTCAACACCGCCACCCAGCGGGCGCTGGAGCGCACGCTCGGCGCACCGCTCCTGTCCGCGTACGGCATGACCGAGTCCACGCACCAGGCGACCAGCGAACCACTGCCGCAGCAGGGGTTCCTCAAACACGGCTCCGTCGGCCGGTCGACCGGGGTGGACCTGAGGGTCTTTGACCGGAACGGGCGGCCCTGCCCCGTCGGCACCCAGGGCGAGGTGTGGGTGCACGGACCGACCGTCGCGCGCGGCTACCTGGGCGACCCGGCGGAGACGGCGCGCGGCTTCGCCGACGGCTGGTTCCGCACCGGCGACCTGGGCTCACTGGACGAGGACGGGTACCTGTTCCTCACCGGGCACATCAAGAACCTGATCAGCCGCGGCGGTACGGTGATCTCGCCCGAGCACGTCGAGGACATCCTCGCGGGGTGCCCCGGCGTCACCGAGGCGGCCGTCTTCGCCCTGCCCGACGAGGGGAGCGGGCCGCGGATGGGCGCCGTCGTGGTCGTGAGCGACGGCGAGTCCACCGGGCCCGAGATCCTCCAGTACTGCCGCAACCGGCTGCCCGCCTCCGAGGTGCCCGACCGGCTCGACGTGGTCGGTTCGCTGCCGCACACGGCCAAGGGCGGCCTGGACCGGCCGGCGGTACAGAGCCTGTACGGCCACTGA
- a CDS encoding endonuclease: MPRSSDSETVRKLLGTHGRTYAQEAGIRLRDTPQPLYRTLVLALLLSARIRGGTAVAACRALGDAGLRTPRRMADATWQERVDALGRGGYRRYDERTAAQLGDGARLLLHEYGGDLRRLREAAGRDVGALAAGVQKNPGIGPVGADIFLREVQGIWPEAAPYLDDKALQGARRLGLPDDPAALARLAGDTDPAVFASALVREALDRTGALDPDDHNDHNPDDNP; encoded by the coding sequence GTGCCGCGATCCAGTGACAGCGAGACCGTACGGAAGCTCCTCGGCACCCACGGCCGTACCTACGCGCAGGAGGCCGGTATCCGCCTGCGTGACACACCGCAGCCGCTCTACCGCACCCTGGTCCTGGCCCTGCTGCTGAGCGCGCGGATCCGCGGCGGGACCGCGGTCGCGGCCTGCCGGGCCCTCGGCGACGCGGGGCTGCGCACACCGCGGCGCATGGCCGACGCCACCTGGCAGGAGCGGGTGGACGCGCTGGGGCGCGGTGGCTACCGCCGCTACGACGAGCGCACGGCCGCCCAGCTCGGTGACGGCGCCCGCCTGCTCCTCCACGAGTACGGCGGCGACCTGCGACGGCTGCGCGAGGCGGCGGGCCGCGACGTCGGCGCGCTGGCCGCCGGGGTCCAGAAGAACCCGGGCATCGGCCCGGTCGGCGCGGACATCTTCCTGCGCGAGGTCCAGGGGATCTGGCCGGAGGCCGCGCCCTACCTGGACGACAAGGCGCTCCAGGGAGCACGCCGCCTGGGCCTGCCGGACGATCCGGCGGCGCTGGCGCGGCTGGCGGGCGACACCGATCCCGCGGTGTTCGCGTCGGCGCTGGTGAGGGAGGCGCTGGACCGGACGGGGGCGCTCGACCCCGACGACCACAACGACCACAACCCCGACGACAACCCCTGA
- a CDS encoding alkaline phosphatase D family protein, with protein MPELARRRLLMAGAATAGAVATGQLLTAPAARASGVSRPAYAPLPDGLFTLGVASGDPLTTSVVLWTRLAPDPLNGGGMPDRTVPVRWQVALDERFRTVVRQGSAAASPSLGHSVHVDVTGLSAGRDYWYRFRAGSQLSPVGHTRTAAANPSRLRVALASCQNWQNGYFTPYADMRRQDPDVVVFVGDYIYESAPAASAVRRHEGTGEPVDLVGYRNRYAQYKTDPDLRAMHAAAPWIVTFDDHEVDNDFAGEIPQDPGKQPHDAFVARLTAAYQAFYEHMPVRASAVPNGPHIRMYRRFDFGRLVRLNVLDTRQFRSDQAVTHAGALDPSLTMLGAAQKRWLRSGLTTSRARWNVLASQIMMAETDILAGPGKEWYYDAWDGYQVERNDLLARFRNVQNPVVLSGDRHLTMISDLKRDYADPKSAVVGAEFVGTSISSNGDQSVAAFDAQWDPLRADNPHWKFIDCHRGYHLFDIGTKGIDAQVRTVGTVLRPQSPSVALARLRVESGRPGVTKA; from the coding sequence ATGCCCGAACTCGCCCGCCGCCGCCTGCTGATGGCCGGTGCCGCCACCGCCGGCGCCGTCGCCACCGGACAGTTGCTGACCGCTCCCGCCGCCCGCGCGAGCGGAGTCTCCCGCCCCGCCTACGCCCCCCTGCCGGACGGCCTGTTCACGCTCGGTGTCGCCTCCGGAGACCCGCTGACGACCTCCGTCGTCCTGTGGACCCGGCTCGCCCCGGACCCGCTCAACGGCGGGGGCATGCCGGACAGAACGGTGCCGGTCCGCTGGCAGGTGGCCCTGGACGAGCGGTTCCGTACCGTCGTCCGGCAGGGCAGCGCCGCCGCCTCGCCGTCGCTGGGGCACAGCGTCCACGTGGACGTGACGGGCCTGAGCGCCGGCCGGGACTACTGGTACCGCTTCCGCGCCGGCTCGCAGCTCTCCCCCGTGGGGCACACCCGCACGGCCGCCGCGAACCCCTCCAGGCTGCGCGTCGCCCTGGCCTCGTGCCAGAACTGGCAGAACGGTTACTTCACGCCGTACGCGGACATGCGGCGGCAGGATCCGGACGTCGTGGTCTTCGTCGGCGACTACATCTACGAGAGCGCCCCCGCCGCCTCGGCCGTACGCCGCCACGAGGGCACCGGGGAGCCGGTGGACCTGGTGGGGTACCGCAACCGCTACGCGCAGTACAAGACGGACCCCGACCTGCGGGCCATGCACGCGGCCGCCCCGTGGATCGTGACCTTCGACGACCACGAGGTCGACAACGACTTCGCCGGGGAGATCCCGCAGGACCCGGGCAAGCAGCCGCACGACGCGTTCGTGGCCCGGCTGACCGCCGCCTACCAGGCGTTCTACGAGCACATGCCGGTCAGGGCCTCGGCCGTGCCGAACGGTCCGCACATCCGGATGTACCGGCGTTTCGACTTCGGCCGGCTGGTACGGCTCAACGTGCTGGACACCCGGCAGTTCCGCAGCGACCAGGCGGTCACGCACGCGGGCGCCCTGGACCCGTCGCTGACCATGCTGGGCGCGGCGCAGAAGCGGTGGCTGCGGTCGGGTCTCACCACCTCCCGGGCCCGCTGGAACGTGCTCGCCTCGCAGATCATGATGGCGGAGACCGACATCCTCGCGGGTCCCGGCAAGGAGTGGTACTACGACGCCTGGGACGGCTACCAGGTCGAGCGCAACGATCTGCTGGCCCGCTTCCGGAACGTGCAGAACCCGGTGGTGCTCAGCGGCGACCGCCATCTGACGATGATCAGCGACCTGAAGCGGGACTACGCGGACCCGAAGTCGGCCGTCGTCGGCGCCGAGTTCGTGGGGACGTCCATCAGCTCCAACGGTGACCAGAGCGTGGCGGCGTTCGACGCGCAGTGGGATCCGCTGCGCGCCGACAACCCGCACTGGAAGTTCATCGACTGCCACCGCGGCTACCACCTCTTCGACATCGGGACGAAGGGCATCGACGCGCAGGTGAGGACGGTCGGCACGGTCCTGCGGCCGCAGTCGCCGTCGGTGGCGCTGGCCCGGCTGCGGGTGGAATCGGGGCGCCCGGGGGTGACGAAGGCCTGA
- a CDS encoding HD domain-containing protein, which yields MAANSVDELMDLLHASRGAWDTPDRTGDPVDLHDHALQTAALLRRRRPADKELQIAGLVHDLGHLLRPGNDARHADVAADAVRPLLGVRVARLVQLHVPAKRYLAAVEPGRPLSGQSAATLLLQGGPMTPAEAAAFARDPLAEDAVTLRQADDEGKAVGLDAGVMEDWRPVLESVAAATARHLTETPYGVTASRSPGPSASAGRPAGPRTPWEA from the coding sequence ATGGCTGCGAACTCGGTCGATGAGCTGATGGATCTCCTCCACGCGAGCCGGGGCGCCTGGGACACCCCGGACCGCACCGGCGATCCCGTCGACCTCCACGACCACGCCTTGCAGACGGCCGCGCTGCTGCGCCGGCGCCGCCCCGCCGACAAGGAACTCCAGATCGCCGGGCTCGTCCACGACCTGGGTCATCTGCTGCGGCCCGGCAACGACGCGCGCCACGCGGATGTCGCGGCGGACGCGGTACGCCCGCTGCTGGGCGTCCGGGTCGCCCGGCTCGTCCAGCTGCACGTGCCGGCCAAGCGCTACCTGGCGGCCGTGGAGCCCGGGCGTCCGCTGTCCGGGCAGAGCGCGGCCACGCTCCTGCTCCAGGGCGGCCCGATGACCCCGGCGGAAGCGGCGGCGTTCGCCCGGGACCCCTTGGCGGAGGACGCCGTGACCCTGCGTCAGGCCGACGACGAGGGCAAGGCCGTCGGCCTGGACGCGGGGGTGATGGAGGACTGGCGGCCGGTGCTGGAGTCGGTGGCCGCCGCGACCGCCCGCCACCTCACGGAGACGCCCTACGGCGTCACAGCGTCGCGCTCGCCCGGTCCTTCGGCGTCGGCCGGTCGTCCCGCCGGGCCGCGGACGCCGTGGGAGGCGTGA
- a CDS encoding M20/M25/M40 family metallo-hydrolase — translation MPQHPTGTPRRTVLSSAAAVAAGAAVVASAPSASAAGSGGREPGGRPAATVQHPDRELRELLKEVDRDRIEATVRRLAAFGTRHTLSTQDDPERGIGAARDWIFAELKRYAAASGGRMTVELQSYIQEPASRIPVATRITNVVATLRGAVDPGRVHVVSGHYDSRATDVMDATGDAPGADDDASGVAVALELARVMAKRRPAATIVFAAVAGEEQGLYGSAYLAESFKAAGTNVQAMFTNDIVGSSRADDGTRDPYTVRLFAEGVPTSETPQQADTRRSVGGENDSPSRQLARFVRDVADNDATGMNVRVVYRRDRYLRGGDHIPFLERGYAAARFTEPAEDFAHQHQDVRVVDGKQYGDLPEFCDFGYIARVARVNGAVLWTLAQAPAAPRGVKIVTSALTNATQLVWDPGTEPDLAGYEVVWRETTAPEWTSVITVGTATSHTVDLSKDNVFFGVRAVNRAGRRGPVTFPVPQR, via the coding sequence ATGCCCCAGCACCCCACAGGGACGCCCCGCAGGACCGTACTGTCGTCCGCCGCCGCCGTCGCGGCCGGAGCGGCCGTCGTCGCCTCGGCCCCGTCGGCGAGCGCGGCCGGATCCGGCGGCCGGGAGCCGGGCGGCAGACCCGCCGCGACCGTCCAGCACCCCGACCGGGAGCTCCGGGAGCTGCTCAAGGAGGTCGACCGCGACCGGATCGAGGCGACCGTACGGCGCCTCGCCGCCTTCGGGACCCGGCACACCCTGTCCACGCAGGACGACCCCGAGCGGGGCATCGGCGCCGCCCGGGACTGGATCTTCGCCGAGCTGAAGCGGTACGCGGCGGCCTCCGGCGGCCGGATGACCGTGGAGCTCCAGTCGTACATCCAGGAACCCGCCTCCCGGATCCCGGTGGCCACCCGCATCACCAACGTGGTCGCGACGCTCCGCGGCGCCGTCGACCCCGGGAGGGTGCACGTCGTCTCCGGGCACTACGACTCCCGCGCCACCGACGTGATGGACGCGACCGGTGACGCGCCGGGCGCGGACGACGACGCCTCCGGGGTCGCGGTGGCCCTGGAGCTGGCGCGGGTGATGGCGAAGCGCCGTCCCGCCGCGACGATCGTCTTCGCGGCCGTCGCGGGCGAGGAGCAGGGCCTGTACGGATCGGCGTACCTGGCGGAGAGCTTCAAGGCCGCCGGTACGAACGTCCAGGCCATGTTCACCAACGACATCGTCGGCAGCTCCCGGGCGGACGACGGCACCCGCGACCCGTACACCGTGCGGCTGTTCGCGGAGGGCGTCCCCACGTCCGAGACCCCGCAGCAGGCCGACACCCGGCGCTCGGTCGGCGGCGAGAACGACTCGCCGAGCCGCCAGCTCGCCCGGTTCGTCCGCGACGTCGCGGACAACGACGCGACGGGCATGAACGTACGGGTGGTCTACCGCCGCGACCGGTACCTGCGGGGCGGTGACCACATCCCGTTCCTGGAACGCGGCTACGCGGCGGCGCGCTTCACCGAGCCGGCGGAGGACTTCGCGCACCAGCACCAGGACGTGCGGGTCGTGGACGGGAAGCAGTACGGCGACCTGCCCGAGTTCTGCGACTTCGGCTACATCGCCCGCGTCGCGCGGGTCAACGGCGCGGTGCTGTGGACCCTCGCCCAGGCCCCCGCGGCCCCGCGCGGGGTGAAGATCGTCACCAGCGCGCTCACCAACGCCACCCAGCTGGTCTGGGACCCGGGCACGGAGCCCGATCTCGCGGGGTACGAGGTGGTGTGGCGCGAGACGACCGCGCCGGAGTGGACCTCCGTGATCACGGTGGGTACGGCGACGAGTCATACCGTGGACCTGTCGAAGGACAACGTCTTCTTCGGCGTCCGGGCGGTGAACCGGGCCGGCCGGCGGGGCCCGGTGACCTTCCCCGTACCGCAGCGCTGA
- a CDS encoding M1 family metallopeptidase, which produces MRYRTRVTAPAAALLGTAALALSSPAAQAAPLTGGHGSHGGGTPGGDSLGDPVYPVLGNTGYRVSAYLLDFTYLADTQLVEARVTIVARATQDLSRFSLDLLGPVVHEVRVGGRRAVFEQRAEKLVVTPPSRVREHGALVIRVDYTADPRKIAPPYNGWVPTPDGFAVAGQPDLARTVFPCNDHPTDKAHFTFRITAPAGLTAVASGSLVSTRTHADGTTTAVYHSRDPIATEVVQVTVGDYRIVERPGPSGMRLRDVVPTARAEALEPALALTPGQLTWLERRLGRFPFEAYGILPANTDAPDAFDFTGLETQTLTIYKPNYLLQKESAIGSHMMHELVHTWFGNLVSPATWADLWLNEGHADYYGLLYRYERGWPDSLGLTTMEARMKDVYSRGDQWRKDSGPVASPTAANLFDSQRYTGGVLVLYALWTLVGEDVFSRIEHTFLDRYRNSSASTKDYIAVATEVAGQDLTGFLTEWLYGTTTPRMPGHPDWTVTPPTASAARRDDRPTPKDRASATL; this is translated from the coding sequence ATGCGCTATCGCACCCGGGTGACGGCCCCGGCGGCCGCACTCCTCGGCACCGCCGCACTCGCCCTTTCCTCTCCCGCCGCGCAGGCGGCGCCTCTCACGGGTGGCCACGGCTCCCACGGCGGGGGCACCCCCGGCGGGGACAGCCTGGGCGACCCCGTCTACCCCGTGCTGGGGAACACCGGCTACCGCGTCTCCGCCTATCTGCTGGACTTCACCTACCTCGCCGACACCCAGCTGGTCGAGGCGCGCGTGACGATCGTCGCCCGCGCCACCCAGGACCTCTCCCGCTTCTCCCTCGACCTGCTGGGCCCGGTGGTCCACGAGGTACGGGTGGGCGGCCGGCGGGCGGTCTTCGAGCAGCGGGCCGAGAAGCTCGTGGTGACTCCGCCGTCCCGGGTGCGCGAGCACGGGGCGCTGGTCATACGGGTCGACTACACCGCCGACCCGCGCAAGATCGCACCGCCGTACAACGGCTGGGTGCCCACCCCCGACGGCTTCGCCGTCGCCGGACAGCCGGACCTGGCGCGGACCGTTTTCCCCTGCAACGACCACCCCACGGACAAGGCCCACTTCACCTTCCGTATCACCGCACCGGCCGGACTGACCGCCGTCGCGAGCGGTTCCCTCGTCTCCACCAGGACGCACGCCGACGGCACCACCACCGCCGTGTACCACTCGCGCGACCCGATCGCCACCGAGGTCGTCCAGGTCACCGTCGGGGACTACCGGATCGTGGAGCGTCCAGGACCGAGCGGGATGCGGCTGCGCGACGTCGTACCGACCGCGCGGGCCGAGGCCCTCGAACCGGCCCTCGCCCTGACGCCCGGTCAACTCACTTGGCTGGAAAGGCGGCTGGGGCGTTTCCCGTTCGAGGCGTACGGCATCCTGCCGGCCAACACGGACGCGCCCGACGCCTTCGACTTCACCGGCCTGGAGACGCAGACCCTCACGATCTACAAGCCGAACTACCTTCTCCAGAAGGAGAGCGCGATCGGCTCGCACATGATGCACGAGCTGGTCCACACCTGGTTCGGCAACCTGGTCTCCCCGGCGACCTGGGCCGACCTGTGGCTCAACGAGGGCCACGCGGACTACTACGGCCTGCTCTACCGGTACGAGCGCGGCTGGCCCGACTCGCTCGGACTGACCACCATGGAAGCCCGGATGAAGGACGTCTACTCCCGGGGCGACCAGTGGCGCAAGGACTCCGGTCCCGTCGCCTCCCCGACGGCCGCCAACCTCTTCGACAGCCAGCGCTACACCGGCGGGGTACTGGTCCTGTACGCGCTGTGGACGCTGGTCGGCGAGGACGTCTTCTCCCGTATCGAGCACACGTTCCTCGACCGGTACCGCAACTCCAGCGCCTCCACCAAGGACTACATCGCGGTGGCCACCGAGGTCGCGGGGCAGGACCTGACCGGGTTCCTCACGGAGTGGCTGTACGGCACGACCACCCCCCGCATGCCCGGTCATCCCGACTGGACCGTCACGCCTCCCACGGCGTCCGCGGCCCGGCGGGACGACCGGCCGACGCCGAAGGACCGGGCGAGCGCGACGCTGTGA
- the oxc gene encoding oxalyl-CoA decarboxylase, translated as MTAPSAPETAATADARDELTDGYHLVVDALKLNDIDTIYGVVGIPITDLARLAQARGIRYIGFRHESNAGHAAAAAGYLTKKPGVALTVSAPGFLNGLVALANATTNCFPMVQISGSSERHLVDLKQGDYEEMDQLAAAQPFVKAAYRVSRVEDIGRGIARALRTAISGRPGGVYLDIPAAVLGSIMDKEAGDKTLSRLVDPAPRQLPAPEAVDRAVELLANAERPLVVLGKGAAYAQADDKIRSFIESTGIPYVPMSMAKGLLPDNHAQSAATARSLALKKADVVVLVGARLNWLLNHGEAPQWNPDAKFIQVDIEPKELDSNQPIAAPLVGDIESVLDAIAERTKPGQIAAPAAWREELAARSATNVAKMAERLKADPSPMQFMGALKAVRDVLHANPEAYLVNEGANALDIARNVIDMHVPRHRLDSGTWGVMGIGMGYAIAAAVESGQPVVAVEGDSAFGFSGMELETICRYQLPIVTVIMNNGGVYRGDDVNPLETDPSPTTLMLGARHDKMIEAFGGKGYRATTPAEVAAALTEAIASGGPALIDCEIDPSAGTESGHIAHLNPKGITVGNITPAKK; from the coding sequence ATGACCGCCCCTTCCGCACCGGAGACAGCGGCGACCGCCGACGCTCGGGACGAGCTCACCGACGGGTACCACTTGGTCGTCGACGCGCTCAAGCTGAACGACATCGACACGATCTACGGGGTCGTCGGCATCCCGATCACCGACTTGGCCCGGCTCGCGCAGGCGCGCGGCATCCGCTACATCGGCTTCCGCCACGAGAGCAACGCCGGACACGCGGCGGCCGCGGCCGGTTACCTCACGAAGAAGCCCGGTGTGGCCCTCACGGTGTCCGCGCCGGGCTTCCTCAACGGACTCGTCGCGCTGGCGAACGCCACCACCAACTGTTTCCCGATGGTGCAGATATCGGGTTCCAGCGAGCGCCACCTCGTCGACCTCAAGCAGGGCGACTACGAGGAGATGGACCAGCTCGCCGCCGCGCAGCCGTTCGTCAAGGCCGCGTACCGCGTGAGCCGCGTGGAGGACATCGGGCGCGGTATCGCCCGCGCCCTGCGCACCGCGATCTCCGGGCGCCCCGGCGGTGTTTACCTCGACATCCCCGCCGCGGTGCTCGGGTCCATCATGGACAAGGAGGCGGGCGACAAGACGCTGAGCCGTCTGGTCGACCCCGCGCCGCGCCAGCTGCCCGCGCCCGAGGCGGTGGACCGCGCGGTCGAGCTGCTGGCGAACGCGGAGCGGCCGCTGGTGGTCCTCGGCAAGGGCGCCGCCTACGCGCAGGCGGACGACAAGATCCGCTCCTTCATCGAGTCGACGGGCATCCCGTACGTACCGATGTCGATGGCGAAGGGCCTGCTGCCCGACAACCACGCGCAGTCCGCCGCCACCGCCCGTTCGCTGGCGCTGAAGAAGGCCGACGTCGTGGTGCTCGTCGGCGCGCGCCTCAACTGGCTGCTGAACCACGGCGAGGCGCCGCAGTGGAACCCGGACGCGAAGTTCATCCAGGTGGACATCGAGCCCAAGGAGCTGGACAGCAACCAGCCCATCGCCGCCCCGCTGGTCGGTGACATCGAGTCGGTGCTCGACGCGATCGCCGAGCGCACCAAGCCGGGCCAGATCGCGGCCCCCGCCGCCTGGCGCGAGGAGCTGGCGGCGCGTTCGGCGACGAACGTCGCGAAGATGGCGGAGCGCCTCAAGGCGGACCCGTCGCCGATGCAGTTCATGGGCGCCCTCAAGGCCGTACGGGACGTCCTGCACGCCAACCCCGAGGCGTACCTCGTCAACGAGGGCGCCAACGCGCTGGACATCGCGCGCAACGTGATCGACATGCACGTACCGCGGCACCGCCTCGACAGCGGTACGTGGGGCGTCATGGGCATCGGCATGGGGTACGCGATCGCCGCGGCGGTGGAGAGCGGCCAGCCGGTCGTGGCCGTGGAGGGCGACAGCGCCTTCGGGTTCAGCGGGATGGAGCTGGAGACGATCTGCCGCTACCAGCTGCCCATCGTCACCGTCATCATGAACAACGGTGGTGTGTACCGCGGTGACGACGTCAACCCGCTGGAGACCGACCCCTCGCCGACGACCCTGATGCTCGGGGCGCGCCACGACAAGATGATCGAGGCGTTCGGCGGCAAGGGCTACCGCGCGACCACGCCCGCCGAGGTCGCCGCCGCGCTCACCGAGGCGATCGCCTCGGGCGGCCCGGCGCTCATCGACTGCGAGATCGACCCCTCGGCCGGCACCGAGAGCGGCCACATCGCGCACCTCAACCCCAAGGGCATCACCGTCGGCAACATCACGCCGGCGAAGAAGTGA
- a CDS encoding antitoxin has protein sequence MSMMDKLKNLMKGHDDASRQGVDRGGDAFDSKTDNKYSGQTDSAQKRMNEQMGTQEPPSDDRPPQP, from the coding sequence ATGTCGATGATGGACAAGCTCAAGAACCTCATGAAGGGCCATGACGACGCGAGCCGCCAGGGCGTGGACAGGGGTGGCGACGCGTTCGATTCCAAGACCGACAACAAGTACAGCGGCCAGACCGACAGTGCCCAGAAGCGGATGAACGAGCAGATGGGGACGCAGGAGCCGCCGTCGGACGACCGCCCTCCGCAGCCCTGA
- a CDS encoding luciferase domain-containing protein, with translation MNAARHAGERLMTWPGLSRGRAYCGTDLCVRTESQEIVHFHGENEADVHLTNSMIAKLRPALKRSTALRLRAGSGWVTVRLDTGADIDLLATLVSAALQAVAGLPEEGGTGIVTDPCTRHNRAYSR, from the coding sequence ATGAACGCTGCCAGACATGCCGGCGAACGTCTGATGACCTGGCCGGGTCTCAGCCGGGGCCGGGCCTACTGCGGCACAGACCTGTGCGTGCGCACCGAGTCCCAGGAGATCGTGCACTTCCACGGTGAGAACGAGGCCGATGTGCACCTCACCAACTCCATGATCGCCAAGCTGCGGCCCGCGCTCAAGCGGTCCACCGCGCTGCGGTTGCGGGCCGGCTCCGGCTGGGTCACGGTCCGGCTCGACACCGGCGCGGACATCGACCTCCTCGCCACCCTGGTCAGCGCGGCCCTCCAAGCCGTCGCCGGGCTGCCGGAGGAGGGCGGCACGGGGATCGTGACCGATCCCTGCACGCGGCACAACAGGGCGTACTCCCGCTGA
- a CDS encoding LysR family transcriptional regulator, translating into MLFRQLEYFVAVAREKHFARAAESCYVSQPALSAAIAKLERELNVTLINRGHNYEGLTPEGERLVVWAKRILAEQDAFKAEVAAVQSGITGTLRLGTEPTASTTLALPVAAFCGAHPLAKVQVQSRQSAKELHRQLREFELDAAIAHFAPDDRESLQVVPLYQERYVLLASGDQLMPQSDTMAWADAAQLPLALLTPDMRIRQLIDRVFAENGVVVTPQVETDSVASLYAHVGVGEWASIVPHTWLRAMPVIGRPRAVRLVAPDARAQISVAIHAATPGSIAARAFVNAATELSLDEFFDQSLPGEHRIR; encoded by the coding sequence ATGCTGTTCCGTCAGCTGGAGTATTTCGTGGCGGTGGCCAGGGAGAAGCACTTCGCCCGGGCGGCGGAATCCTGCTACGTCTCGCAACCCGCCCTCTCCGCGGCGATCGCCAAGCTGGAACGGGAACTGAACGTCACGCTCATCAACCGGGGGCACAACTACGAGGGCCTCACCCCGGAGGGCGAGCGGCTCGTCGTCTGGGCCAAGCGCATCCTCGCCGAGCAGGACGCGTTCAAGGCCGAGGTGGCGGCCGTCCAGTCGGGCATCACCGGAACGCTGCGGCTGGGGACGGAACCGACGGCGTCGACGACCCTGGCGCTCCCCGTGGCGGCGTTCTGCGGGGCGCACCCCCTGGCGAAGGTGCAGGTCCAGTCCCGGCAGTCGGCCAAGGAGCTGCACCGCCAGCTCCGCGAGTTCGAGCTGGACGCGGCGATCGCGCACTTCGCGCCCGACGACCGGGAGAGCCTCCAGGTGGTGCCGCTGTACCAGGAGCGGTACGTCCTGCTCGCGTCCGGCGACCAGTTGATGCCCCAGAGCGACACCATGGCGTGGGCGGACGCGGCGCAGCTGCCGCTCGCGCTGCTGACGCCCGACATGCGGATCCGCCAGCTGATCGACCGGGTCTTCGCGGAGAACGGGGTCGTGGTGACCCCGCAGGTGGAGACGGACTCGGTCGCGTCCCTCTACGCCCACGTGGGCGTCGGCGAGTGGGCGAGCATCGTGCCGCACACGTGGCTGCGTGCCATGCCGGTGATCGGCAGGCCGCGGGCCGTCCGGCTGGTGGCGCCGGACGCGCGGGCGCAGATCTCGGTGGCGATCCACGCGGCGACGCCGGGCTCGATCGCCGCGCGGGCGTTCGTGAACGCGGCCACGGAGCTGTCGCTGGACGAGTTCTTCGACCAGTCGCTGCCGGGCGAGCACCGCATACGGTGA